The genomic stretch CGTCCCGCGCGAGGACGTCGTGGCGATCGCCGTCAACCCTGAAATCGACGCCGTGACCATTGGCCTGGTGTCCCTCTCCGGCAAGGTCCTGAAGCGGATCCGCTACGACACCGCCCGCGTGCCCACGCCGGAGGAAGTCGTGAACATTGTGGCTGCTGTGGTCGCCGGCATGCGCGGGGAACTTGAAGCCTCCTTCCGCACGGTCGGCGTCGGCGTGGCCGTGCCCGGCCTGGTCCGCGAGCACGACGGCGAAGTGGTCCTGGCCCCGCACCTGGACTGGCACAGTGTTCCCCTGTCGGCCATGCTTGCCCAGGCGCTGGACTTGCCCGTCACCGTGGCCAACGACGCCTCCACCGGCCTCATGGCCGAGAGCATCTACGGTGCCGGCCGCGACGCCCGGGACCACATCTACCTCAACGGCGGCGCCAGCGGCATCGGCGGCGGCATCTCCGTGGGCGGCTCCCCCATGACCGGGGCCACCGGCTTTGCCGGCGAAATCGGGCATGTCCTGGTCAACTCCGGCGGCGTGCTGTGCCACTGCGGGCGCACCGGCTGCCTCGAGACGGAGGTCCGGCAGGCCCCGCTGCTGGCAGCCCTGGGCCTGGGCACCGCCGAGATTGAAAAGCTGGATGAAACGCTGCTGGGGCAGTTCGAAAAGGGGCCGTCTCCCGAGCTGGTGGAACTGGTACACCGGCAGGTTGATTTCCTCTCGGAATCGCTGGCCAGCATGGTCAACGTGTTCAACCCGGAGTTGGTCATCCTGGGCGGCTTCCTTGGCACGCTCTACGCCACGGATCCGGAACGGCTGGAGGCCGAGGTGAAGTCCAAGGCCATGGCGGGGCCCCGCGACGACGTCCGTTTCACCCGCGCGGCACTGGGCCTGGACCTGTTGCTGGTGGGTGCTGCCCAGCAGGCGTTCGCCCCGGTGCTGGCCGACCCCGCCAGCATCGCCGACGCCGGCCGCGGCACGGAGGCCATCGGCTGACACCCGGCGGACCCCCTCGCTGACACCGGCCGCCGCGCACCTCGCTGCGCTCACCGGCAAAACTCTGGCATTCTGGAACCATCATGACTATTGCCCCCGACACCACTCGCCGCGCCATCTATTCCACACCCACGCGCGTGCTGGGTGTGGTGGCCATGGCCCTGTGCGCCTTCTTCACGCTCAACCTGCTGCTGACCGGCAGCGCCGCCTCCATCTGGCAGTTCCTCCCCTGGCTGCTGCTCGCCGGCTGGGCGTTCTACGTCCTCCTGTGGCGCCCATGCCTCATTGTTGCCCCTGACGGCCTGCGCGTCATCAACATCCTGCGCGGGCACACCATCCCGTTCAGCGAGCTCACCGCCATGCGCGTGCTGCAAACCGTCAGCTTCGACACCACCGGCGGCCGCATCCCCAGCTGGGGCGCCCCCGGTGCCGGAAAGCTCGGCCCGAAGATCTCCACCGGCACCGACGGCAGCCGCAACGCTTCAGTCCCCCTCACCCAGGCGGCAGTCCAGAACGCCTGGGACGCCTGGGAGCGTGCGGGGCACCATCCCGCGCCCGACGCCGAAGCCCCCTCCGCGGACCACCCCGCCTCCCAGCCCGGCCAGGCCGGGAAGGTGGAGTCCCGCTGGAACCTGCCGGCCGCCGTCGCGGGTGTCCTTTTGGCGGTGCTGGCCCTGGTGAGCGCACTGGCCCCTTAAACGCCGACGACGTGGCAAAGCGGCGGGCGTAGGGGAAATTTCCCCTACGCCCGCCAGCTTGCCACGTCCCCGGTGGGCGCGGGTCAGCCCTTGAAGCCCACGGTGGTCCAGTCGATGGATTCGAACTGGGCTGCGCCGTAGTTGACCAGGTCGGTCCGCACGCCGAGGGTGTTCGGGGTGGGGGTCAGCGGGATGACGGGCGTGTAGGCGAAGATCGTCTTGTCGATCTCGTTGGCCAGTGCAATCCGCTTTTCCGGGTCGAGTTCGGCGTTGGCCGCAGCCCACATGTCGCCCAGCTTCTCGTCCGTGATGCCGGAGAAGTTCTGGCCGGCGTCGGCGGGGTAGAAGATGGATTCGGTGGAGGCGATGGGGTACGCGGTGCCCGACCAGGCGAAGCCGGTCAGTTCAAAGTTGGACTTGAGCACGTAGTCGGAGAAGAACTTGTCGGCCGGGACCGTGTTGTTCTTCAGCGTGATGCCCACGGCCTTCAGGTTGGCCTGGATCTGCTTGAAGATCTGCTCCGAGACTGGGTTGTTGGCGTCCAGGGTGTAGGCGATCTCCAGCTTGGCGCCGTCCTTCTCCATGAGACCGTCGGAGCCCTTGGTGTAGCCGGCTTCCTTCAGCAGCGCCTCGGACTTGGCGGTGTCGTAGCCGATGATGGCGGTGGCGTTGTCCTCGTACCCCTTCTGGCCGGGCATGAAGATGTAGCTGTTCTGGCTGGCCACCGGTGCGCCGATCGGGCTCAGGCGGCTGGCCGAAATGGTGTCGCGGTCAATGGCGCGGGCCACTGCCTGGCGGACCTTGACGTCGGCCAGCGGTCCCTTGGAGCCGTTCATGGTGACGTGGTTCCAGGTCAGGCCGCCGGACTGCTGGACGGCACCGTCGGCACGCTTCTTCGCGGTTTCGTAGTTGTCCTTGTTGGTGCCGATGCTGAACGCGTCGAGTTCCTTGTTCGCGTAGGCCTGGGCCAGCGCGTCACGGGAGACGACCTTCATGATGATCTTTTCCAGCTTGGGCTTCTGGCCCCACCACTTCTCGTTCGGGACGAGGGTGATGACCTGGCCGGCGGCGTCAACCTTGTCCACCTTGAAGGGTCCGCTGGAGGGCAGCGGCTTGGACTTGTAGCCCTCGTTGAACGCGGTCACGTCGGAGGCGACGGCGGCGGGCAGCACTGCTGTCTGGGCCGAGCCGGCGGTGCTGCCGCCCAGGATGGAGGGCCAGTCGGCGTTCTTGTTCTTGAACGTCATCTTGAAGTCGAAGTCGGTGTCGCCCTTGGTGACGGACTCGATGTCCTTGTACACGTTGTCGCCGACGATCTGGTAGTCCTTGTTGGAGCCGTTGTTGGCCTTGATCGTGGCGTCGTAGTCCTTCCAGGTGATGGGCGTGCCATCTTCCCAGACGGCCTTCGGGTTGAGCTTGACCTCAACCACCTGGGGATCGTCGCTGGCCAGCTTCACCTCGGTGGCGTAGTCGGGGTTGATTTCCCAGCCGCCGTCCACGGTGTTGACCACGGGCCCTCCCGTGGTGGGGTCGATGATCTGGGCTCCGGCCTTGACGTTGCCGTCAACCTGCATCGTGTTCCAGTTGTCGGGCATCTGGTCTACGGCCAGGTTCAGGGTTCCGCCGTCCTTGACGCTGGCGTAGTCTGCAACGGTCCATGCGGTGGTGGGCAGGGCTCCGGTTTCAGCAGCTCCCTTGCTGTTGTCCACGGTGGGCTTGTCGCTCCCGCCGCCGCCGGCGCTGCAGCCGGTGACAGTGAGGGCGAGTGCCAGTACTCCGGCCCCCACCATCTGCTTCATGTGTTTCATTTTTTCCTCCCATTGTGTTGCCTGCGGGCCCGGTCGGGGTCCTGGCAGGCTGGTTTTTGTGGTGAGACTTGTGTGGATTCAGGGGCCGTCCGGCCCAATTTCATGCCCGACGGCGGGTCCCGGCCGGCTGCCCGCGGCCGCACCCATGAGCTCGATGTGCTCGGCGTGGTGGCAGGCCACCATGGCATGGCCCACCGGGCGCGGCTGGGGGTCCTGGTTGAGGCAGCGTTCCTGCCCTGCCGCATCCATCAGCTGGAACAGCGGGCAGCGGGTGCGGAAGTTGCAGCCCTTGATGTCGTCGGTGGGACTGGGCAGGTCTCCTTCCAGGATGATCCGGGTCCGGCTTCGCTCCAGCGTGGGGTCCGGCACGGGCACGGCCGACAGCAGCGCCCGGGTGTAGGGGTGGCTGGGGTTGTCGAAGATGTCCTCGGCCGGCCCGCTTTCCACAATCCGGCCCAGGTACATGACGGCCACGTTGTCCGCGATCTGGCGCACCACGGCGAGGTCGTGCGCCACGAACAGGTAGGACAGGCCCAGCTTCTCCTGCAGGTCCTGCAGGAGGTTGATGACACCGGCCTGGATGGAGACGTCCAGGGCGGAGACGGGTTCGTCCAGCACCACGATCTTGGGGTCGGTCACGAGCGCCCGGGCGATGCCGATGCGCTGGCGCTGGCCGCCGGAGAACTCGTGCGGGTAGCGGGAGGCCATGGACGGGTCCAGGCCCACCAGGTCCAGCACGGCCCGGACCTTCTCCAGCCGCTCCTTGGCGGAAATGCCATGCACGGTGAGCGGTTCCGCCACCAGGTCCTGCACGGGAAGTCGGGGGTCCAGCGACGCCATGGGGTCCTGGAACACCACTGAGATGTCCCGCCGCAGTGCCTTGCGATCCCTGCCTGAAAGCGTGGAAACGTCCGTGCCGTTGATGCGCACCATGCCTGCCTGCGGCCTGGCCAGCTCCAGGATCTCCATGATGGTGGTGGACTTGCCGCAGCCCGACTCCCCCACCAGGCCCAGTGTCTGGCCGCTGCGGATGTCAAAGCTGACCCCGTCCACGGCCCGGACCGTGCCGATGGAGTGCTTGAAAACGGAGCCCTTGGTCAGCGGGAAGTGCCGCTGCAGCTGGTCCACCTCGAGGATCTTCGCCGGCTCCACCGCGGCCCGTTCCGCGGCCGCAACCGGCTCCGGAACGGGGT from Arthrobacter stackebrandtii encodes the following:
- a CDS encoding ROK family protein, which translates into the protein MAVPELSPAKHSRRGNNLDDVRRTNLAIVLNLAHVQGRLSRADVTRTTGLNRSTIAGLVAELVTLGLVEEQEPGATHHAGRPSPIIVPREDVVAIAVNPEIDAVTIGLVSLSGKVLKRIRYDTARVPTPEEVVNIVAAVVAGMRGELEASFRTVGVGVAVPGLVREHDGEVVLAPHLDWHSVPLSAMLAQALDLPVTVANDASTGLMAESIYGAGRDARDHIYLNGGASGIGGGISVGGSPMTGATGFAGEIGHVLVNSGGVLCHCGRTGCLETEVRQAPLLAALGLGTAEIEKLDETLLGQFEKGPSPELVELVHRQVDFLSESLASMVNVFNPELVILGGFLGTLYATDPERLEAEVKSKAMAGPRDDVRFTRAALGLDLLLVGAAQQAFAPVLADPASIADAGRGTEAIG
- a CDS encoding ABC transporter family substrate-binding protein; the protein is MKHMKQMVGAGVLALALTVTGCSAGGGGSDKPTVDNSKGAAETGALPTTAWTVADYASVKDGGTLNLAVDQMPDNWNTMQVDGNVKAGAQIIDPTTGGPVVNTVDGGWEINPDYATEVKLASDDPQVVEVKLNPKAVWEDGTPITWKDYDATIKANNGSNKDYQIVGDNVYKDIESVTKGDTDFDFKMTFKNKNADWPSILGGSTAGSAQTAVLPAAVASDVTAFNEGYKSKPLPSSGPFKVDKVDAAGQVITLVPNEKWWGQKPKLEKIIMKVVSRDALAQAYANKELDAFSIGTNKDNYETAKKRADGAVQQSGGLTWNHVTMNGSKGPLADVKVRQAVARAIDRDTISASRLSPIGAPVASQNSYIFMPGQKGYEDNATAIIGYDTAKSEALLKEAGYTKGSDGLMEKDGAKLEIAYTLDANNPVSEQIFKQIQANLKAVGITLKNNTVPADKFFSDYVLKSNFELTGFAWSGTAYPIASTESIFYPADAGQNFSGITDEKLGDMWAAANAELDPEKRIALANEIDKTIFAYTPVIPLTPTPNTLGVRTDLVNYGAAQFESIDWTTVGFKG
- a CDS encoding ABC transporter ATP-binding protein, whose product is MKDLKVTFPQHGGAVTAVRGVNYHVDEGEFLGIVGESGSGKSVSSLAVMGLLPSSAKVEGDILFEGKSLLGRSDKDMSRLRGDGISIIFQDPLSALTPVYTIGTQIAEALALHDKGLSKLAANARAVELLKVVGIPNPERRAQSFPHEFSGGMRQRAMIAIAIANNPRLIIADEPTTALDVTIQAQILEVLQTAKELTGAAVVLITHDLGVVAGNADRIAVMYAGRIVETGTVEQVFHEPSMPYTIGLLRSMPNLATAGHSRLVPLEGRPPLLSNLAPGCPFAPRCPVAIDACRTTEPPLTAIAGDPLNASACLRVAEIAGGVLDRHHLYPVPEPVAAAERAAVEPAKILEVDQLQRHFPLTKGSVFKHSIGTVRAVDGVSFDIRSGQTLGLVGESGCGKSTTIMEILELARPQAGMVRINGTDVSTLSGRDRKALRRDISVVFQDPMASLDPRLPVQDLVAEPLTVHGISAKERLEKVRAVLDLVGLDPSMASRYPHEFSGGQRQRIGIARALVTDPKIVVLDEPVSALDVSIQAGVINLLQDLQEKLGLSYLFVAHDLAVVRQIADNVAVMYLGRIVESGPAEDIFDNPSHPYTRALLSAVPVPDPTLERSRTRIILEGDLPSPTDDIKGCNFRTRCPLFQLMDAAGQERCLNQDPQPRPVGHAMVACHHAEHIELMGAAAGSRPGPAVGHEIGPDGP